In the Hordeum vulgare subsp. vulgare chromosome 7H, MorexV3_pseudomolecules_assembly, whole genome shotgun sequence genome, one interval contains:
- the LOC123407183 gene encoding uncharacterized protein Os08g0359500 — MGCSPATSARDSPPGLLLARPYPITLPYPILTSLLTSHPAIPKPLKTLVSSVPPPPPPPPPVPSKMSRHPEVRWAQRIDKVYITVQLPDAKDAKVNLEPDGVFSFFATAGTDGNSYESKLDLNDKVNVEASKVSVGVRSIFCILEKAEAKWWNKLVRDDQKAPHFVKVDWDKWVDEDDDGADVNVDGMDFSNMGGMGGMPGMEGLGGMGGMPGMEGLGGMGGLAGMMGGMGGMGMPPGMEGLGAMGMDEFEDESDDEGEVSKPQDAGKADAAQISQEVEGKAGPPAQSN; from the exons ATGGGCTGCAGCCCGGCTACGTCCGCGAGAGATAGTCCACCCGGCCTGCTACTTGCTCGTCCTTACCCTATTACGTTGCCGTACCCTATTCTCACTTCTCTTCTCACTTCGCACCCTGCCATTCCAAAACCTCTCAAAACCCTCGTCTCGTCCGtcccccctccgccgccgccgccgccgccggtgccTAGCAAGATGAG TCGGCACCCTGAAGTCAGATGGGCTCAAAGGATTGACAAGGTTTATATCACAGTACAATTGCCTGACGCAAAGGATGCCAAGGTCAACCTGGAACCTGATGGTGTATTCTCTTTCTTTGCCACTGCTGGAACTGATGGGAACTCATATGAATCGAAACTGGATTTGAATGACAAAGTGAACGTCGAG GCAAGCAAAGTAAGTGTTGGTGTCAGGTCTATATTCTGTATTTTGGAAAAAGCCGAGGCCAAATGGTGGAATAAGCTTGTTCGAGATGATCAGAAGGCACCACACTTCGTGAAAGTTGATTGGGACAAAtgggttgatgaagatgatgatg GTGCTGATGTTAATGTTGATGGGATGGACTTTTCG AATATGGGTGGCATGGGTGGTATGCCTGGAATGGAAGGTTTGGGCGGCATGGGCGGTATGCCCGGCATGGAAGGTTTGGGTGGCATGGGTGGTTTGGCTGGTATGATGGGCGGAATGGGCGGTATGGGCATGCCGCCTGGTATGGAAGGTTTGGGTGCTATGGGGATGGATGAGTTTGAGGATGAGAGTGACGACGAAG GGGAAGTGTCAAAACCTCAAGACGCAGGGAAGGCTGATGCCGCCCAAATCTCCCAGGAGGTGGAAGGCAAAGCTGGCCCACCAGCTCAGAGCAACTGA